One Antennarius striatus isolate MH-2024 chromosome 17, ASM4005453v1, whole genome shotgun sequence genomic window carries:
- the LOC137611420 gene encoding uncharacterized protein isoform X1, giving the protein MCKVESSTDSDSEISPRWSDTSIMGCVSSASESGTIQRILPLTHKPAGRHGSFSLFFDPYDGSSEDSDGSNINISVFHRRTQQQGRGGCRCSSRNRRFVFHQPTSLREEVKNEGEQQPLLDVQMKCGSDSELWMCKVGAPPSHSERKECRDINEKMAWDSIKPAETMDIELDCKLDDTSGHASRSSKPPTNGPVIPMEGSVSQMVGSSSERSPSPCILGSLYKRKFCFPGAEVGDMGQRKRQCVINMQDEQEGGSAYELLQKN; this is encoded by the exons ATGTGTAAAGTGGAATCCAGTACAGATTCTGACTCGGAGATCAGCCCAAGATGGTCAGACACCAGCATTATG GGATGTGTGAGCAGTGCATCAGAGAGTGGGACTATTCAACGGATATTGCCATTAACACACAAACCCGCTGGAAGACATGGATCTTTTTCTTTG TTTTTTGATCCATACGATGGGAGTTCTGAGGATTCTGATGGGTCAAATATCAACATAAGTGTTTTCCATAGGCGAACACAGCAGCAAGGAAGAGGTGGTTGTCGGTGctccagcaggaacaggaggTTTGTCTTTCATCAACCCACTTCCCTTAGAGAAGAGGTAAAAAATGAAGGAGAGCAGCAACCTCTTTTGGATGTCCAGATGAAATGTGGAAGTGACTCCGAGCTGTGGATGTGCAAGGTTGGCGCGCCACCCTCCCACAGTGAAAGGAAAGAGTGCAGAGATATCAACGAGAAAATGGCCTGGGATTCCATAAAGCCTGCAGAAACCATGGATATTGAATTAGATTGCAAATTGGATGACACCAGTGGACATGCTTCAAGATCATCCAAACCTCCAACAAATGGACCTGTAATCCCGATGGAGGGGAGTGTGTCCCAGATGGTGGGAAGCTCGTCTGAGAGATCCCCCAGCCCCTGTATCCTGGGATCTCTTTACAAGAGAAAGTTCTGTTTTCCTGGAGCAGAAGTGGGGGACATGGGGCAAAGAAAGAGGCAATGTGTAATCAACATGCAGGACGAACAAGAGGGAGGATCTGCATACGAACTTCTACAGAAAAACTGA
- the LOC137611420 gene encoding uncharacterized protein isoform X2 yields MSRHLGDDSLRFQGCVSSASESGTIQRILPLTHKPAGRHGSFSLFFDPYDGSSEDSDGSNINISVFHRRTQQQGRGGCRCSSRNRRFVFHQPTSLREEVKNEGEQQPLLDVQMKCGSDSELWMCKVGAPPSHSERKECRDINEKMAWDSIKPAETMDIELDCKLDDTSGHASRSSKPPTNGPVIPMEGSVSQMVGSSSERSPSPCILGSLYKRKFCFPGAEVGDMGQRKRQCVINMQDEQEGGSAYELLQKN; encoded by the exons ATGTCACGACATCTTGGAGACGACAGCTTGCGCTTCCAG GGATGTGTGAGCAGTGCATCAGAGAGTGGGACTATTCAACGGATATTGCCATTAACACACAAACCCGCTGGAAGACATGGATCTTTTTCTTTG TTTTTTGATCCATACGATGGGAGTTCTGAGGATTCTGATGGGTCAAATATCAACATAAGTGTTTTCCATAGGCGAACACAGCAGCAAGGAAGAGGTGGTTGTCGGTGctccagcaggaacaggaggTTTGTCTTTCATCAACCCACTTCCCTTAGAGAAGAGGTAAAAAATGAAGGAGAGCAGCAACCTCTTTTGGATGTCCAGATGAAATGTGGAAGTGACTCCGAGCTGTGGATGTGCAAGGTTGGCGCGCCACCCTCCCACAGTGAAAGGAAAGAGTGCAGAGATATCAACGAGAAAATGGCCTGGGATTCCATAAAGCCTGCAGAAACCATGGATATTGAATTAGATTGCAAATTGGATGACACCAGTGGACATGCTTCAAGATCATCCAAACCTCCAACAAATGGACCTGTAATCCCGATGGAGGGGAGTGTGTCCCAGATGGTGGGAAGCTCGTCTGAGAGATCCCCCAGCCCCTGTATCCTGGGATCTCTTTACAAGAGAAAGTTCTGTTTTCCTGGAGCAGAAGTGGGGGACATGGGGCAAAGAAAGAGGCAATGTGTAATCAACATGCAGGACGAACAAGAGGGAGGATCTGCATACGAACTTCTACAGAAAAACTGA